One window of the Perca flavescens isolate YP-PL-M2 chromosome 16, PFLA_1.0, whole genome shotgun sequence genome contains the following:
- the LOC114570586 gene encoding uncharacterized protein LOC114570586: MTFGEKNPNKINKTILLVGETGTGKSTLINALVNYAMGVEWEDDVWFQIVEEEKRSQSESQTSEVIVYQIFGFEDKTLPYSLTIIDTPGYGDTRGIQHDDIISQRLIDLFLSEDGVHEINAVGLVMRASVNRLSDRLRYILDSVVSLFGKDIEKNIVALITHSDERTPKNALQALEAANIKCARNEKYQPVHFLFDNCQDEDRIEDAEDLKHADEITTEGMNQFTNFLVETVPQSLETTVGVLEEQIKLTACIQNMQHRIELIDLKQTEIQLTQGALKKHEEEMKNNDKFNIEVDEVYKNKEPIDGGRWGLVFYEGATCCTVCEETCHYPGCTLAWDPKHCEVMKDGRCTSCTGKCPASDHVKEKWKYVTKTRKVEKTLTDVKKKYEKNKAGGESKLSLLETLEKNLEGLQKDKDRFLEESFQHVVKLEQIALKIDAVPTHDHLDFLIEKMKEKGDAEKERKLEEIKSGMDEDEGIKAALHDRFSKLTAAGKAKK, encoded by the coding sequence ATGACTTTTggtgaaaaaaatccaaacaagaTAAACAAAACCATCTTACTTGTTGGTGAAACAGGAACAGGAAAATCTACTCTTATCAACGCTCTGGTCAACTACGCCATGGGAGTGGAGTGGGAGGATGATGTCTGGTTTCAGATCgtagaagaagagaagagaagtcaATCAGAAAGTCAGACATCAGAGGTGATCGTGTACCAGATCTTTGGGTTTGAAGATAAAACTCTGCCCTACTCTCTGACCATCATTGATACTCCTGGATACGGAGACACCAGAGGGATCCAacatgatgacatcatcagtcaAAGATTAATAGACTTGTTCCTCTCAGAGGATGGAGTTCATGAGATTAATGCGGTGGGTCTGGTGATGAGAGCGAGTGTGAATCGACTGAGTGACCGACTGAGGTACATCTTAGATTCAGTGGTGTCTCTGTTTGGAAAAGACATAGAGAAGAACATTGTCGCCCTCATCACACACTCAGATGAAAGAACACCTAAAAATGCTCTACAAGCTCTCGAAGCTGCGAATATTAAATGTGCCAGAAATGAGAAGTATCAACctgttcacttcctgtttgataACTGCCAGGATGAAGACAGGATAGAGGATGCAGAAGACCTCAAACATGCAGATGAAATAACAACAGAAGGAATGAATCAGTTCACAAACTTTCTGGTAGAAACTGTACCTCAGAGTTTGGAGACAACTGTGGGGGTTCTGGAGGAACAAATTAAACTGACAGCCTGCATCCAAAACATGCAACACAGAATTGAGTTGATTGACCTTAAACAGACTGAAATCCAGCTGACTCAGGGAGCTCTGAAGAAACATGAAGAAGAGATGAAGAACAATGACAAGTTCAATATAGAAGTTGATGAggtttacaaaaataaagaacCTATCGATGGTGGGAGGTGGGGGTTGGTGTTCTATGAAGGAGCAACCTGCTGTACTGTCTGTGAAGAGACCTGTCACTATCCTGGATGCACACTGGCCTGGGATCCAAAACACTGTGAGGTCATGAAAGATGGCCGCTGCACTTCATGTACTGGGAAGTGTCCTGCATCAGATCATGTGAAAGAAAAGTGGAAGTATGTGACCAAGACAAGAAAAGTTGAAAAGACCCTGACAGATGTGAAGAAGaagtatgaaaaaaataagGCAGGAGGTGAGAGCAAGTTGAGCCTTTTGGAAACTCTTGAGAAAAACTTGGAAGGACTTCAGAAAGACAAAGATCGGTTCCTGGAGGAGTCCTTTCAGCATGTTGTCAAACTGGAGCAGATCGCCCTGAAGATTGATGCAGTGCCCACTCATGACCACTTGGACTTCTTGATTGAGAAGATGAAGGAGAAAGGAGAtgcagagaaggagaggaaactGGAAGAGATAAAAAGTGGAATGGATGAAGATGAAGGAATCAAAGCAGCGCTGCACGACAGGTTTAGTAAACTAACAGCAGCTGGTAAAGCAAAGAAGTAG
- the LOC114571549 gene encoding uncharacterized protein LOC114571549, whose protein sequence is MDDFVKEKLLEWNLAELLPAFEAEQIDRECFYLLDGNSLTSLIPLLGPRLKFQRQLKKLLEDAWFTPGRRHKPATGFLEERLRNVRKRLHSGRHVNLTSQVPQDTRVILPEPTVTPERAIQLTEWLKNNIWPQSQVGQHMLETAIHRAQWIRANGTTSMLDIITEFPRLVDTPGMISQDFSVLHPESSGRLTENWNPVFSTKIICMARKEKTADLLTNIDLLSGDKQGDIALQLLTVLLPTAPYRLGRRVFRPSSLEMRRAFIDVKPIATNMAEYLMSSTTEHPYVLMLGEGHQCSQAFVIINGAALEQSSLLAAVDVCFKAFFVFDVSYPKPCATVWEFIQTTVFQIPGHESNAVKLMRAQIATM, encoded by the exons ATGGATGATTTTGTGAAGGAGAAACTTCTTGAATGGAACCTGGCTGAGCTGCTCCCTGCTTTTGAAG CTGAGCAGATTGATAGAGAGTGCTTCTATCTCTTGGACGGAAACAGCTTGACCTCCCTGATACCTCTCCTTGGGCCACGGCTAAAATTTCAACGCCAGCTCAAAAAGTTGCTAGAG GACGCATGGTTCACCCCAGGGAGAAGGCATAAACCCGCAACAGGCTTTTTGGAAGAGCGTCTCCGTAACGTCCGAAAAAGGCTCCACTCTGGCAGACATGTAAATTTAACATCACAAGTGCCACAAGACACCCGAGTCATTTTACCAG AACCAACTGTAACTCCAGAGCGGGCCATCCAGTTGACGGAGTGGCTGAAAAATAACATCTGGCCACAGTCCCAGGTTGGTCAACACATGCTGGAGACTGCCATCCATAGGGCACAGTGGATCCGAGCAAATGGGACTACATCAATGCTAGACATTATCACAGAGTTTCCACGCTTAGTGGACACTCCAGGCATG ATTTCTCAGGATTTCTCAGTATTAcatccggagtcctctgggagaTTAACTGAGAACTGGAATCCTGTGTTCTCAACAAAGATCATTTGCATGGCCAGGAAAGAGAAGACAGCTGACCTTCTCACCAACATTGATTTGCTCTCAGGAg acAAACAAGGCGATATAGCCTTGCAGCTGCTGACGGTACTACTCCCAACTGCACCTTACAGACTGGGGAGGAGAGTTTTCCGTCCTAGCAGCCTGGAGATGCGCAGGGCCTTCATTGATGTCAAGCCT attGCGACCAACATGGCAGAGTACTTGATGAGCTCCACCACAGAGCACCCATACGTTCTAATGCTGGGGGAAGGACATCAGTGTTCACAAGCTTTTGTCATTATAAATGGGGCAGCCTTGGAGCAATCATCTCTTTTGGCTGCTGTGGATGTCTGTTTTAAGGCATTTTTTGTGTTCGATGTCAGTTATCCGAAACCTTGTGCTACAGTTTGGGAGTTCATCCAGACTACGGTCTTTCAAATACCAGGACATGAATCAAACGCTGTCAAATTAATGAGAGCTCAGATTGCTACAATGTAG